From the genome of Arthrobacter russicus:
GCGGCCTCGAGCGCTTCCTTCTTGGCCTGCGCGGTGCCGGCAGAACCGGAGACGATGGCACCTGCGTGGCCCATGGTCTTGCCTTCCGGCGCGGTGAAGCCGGCGACGTAGCCGACAACCGGCTTCGTGACGTTCGCCTTGATGAAGTCTGCGGCACGCTCTTCGGCGTCGCCGCCGATTTCGCCGATCATCACGATCGCCTTGGTCTCCGGATCGGCTTCAAATGCAGCCAGCGCATCGATGTGCGTGGTGCCGATGACCGGGTCGCCACCGATGCCGATCGCGGTGGAGAAGCCCAGATCGCGCAGTTCGTACATCATCTGGTAGGTCAGGGTGCCGGACTTGGAGACCAAGCCGATCGGGCCCTTGCCGGTGATGTTGTTCGGCGTGATGCCGACCAAGGACTCGCCCGGAGTGATGATGCCCGGGCAGTTCGGCCCGATGATCCGGGTGACCTGGTTCCCGTCGGCGTCGAGCTTGGACTGGGCCAGCGCCCAGAACTCAGCCGAATCCTGCACTGGAACGCCCTCGGTGATGATCACGACCAGGCCGATGCCGGCCTCGATCGCTTCCACCACGGCGTCTTTGGTGAATGCCGGCGGGACGAAGATGATCGACACATCAGCGCCGGTCTTCTCGATTGCTTCAGCCACGCCACCGAAAACCGGCAGTTCGACGGCGTTGCCGTCCTTGTCCGTGTGGCTCACCGTGCTGCCGGCCTTGCGTGCGTTCACGCCGCCAACAACCTGCGTGCCGGCCTTGAGCATCAACGCGGTGTGCTTGGTGCCCTCGCCGCCGGTGATGCCCTGGACGATGACCTTGGAATCTTTGTTGAGGTAAATAGACATCTTCTGCTATCCCTTACTTCGCAGCGTGGGCGAGCTCGGCAGCCTTGTCAGCGCCCTCGTCCATGGTTGCAGCCTGAGTCACCAAGGGGTGATTGGCCTCGGTCAGAATGCGGCGGCCTTCTTCGACGTTGTTGCCGTCGAGCCGGACCACGAGCGGCTTGTTCGCCGCGGTGCCCAGGATTTCCAGAGCCTTGACGATGCCGTTGGCCACTGCGTCACAGGCGGTGATGCCACCGAAGACGTTCACGAACACGCTCTTGACCTGCGCATCGTTGAGGATCACGTCCAGGCCGGCCGCCATCACCTCAGCGGAAGCTCCACCGCCGATGTCCAGGAAGTTCGCCGGTTTCACATTGCCGCGGCTCTCGCCGGCGTAAGCGACGACGTCCAAAGTGGACATCACCAAACCAGCGCCGTTGCCGATGATGCCGACCTCGCCGTCGAGCTTGACGTAGTTGAGGTCGTTCTCCTTGGCCTTGGCCTCGAGCGGATCAGCAGCGTCTTTGTCTTCCAGCGCTTCGTGGTCCGGGTGCCGGAAATCGGCGTTGGCGTCCAGGGTGACCTTGCCGTCGAGGGCCAGGATGCGGCCGTCTCCGGTCTTGACCAGCGGGTTGACCTCGACCAGGGTGGCGTCTTCCTTCTCGAAGACGTCCCAGAGTTTTTTGATCGTCTCGATCACGCCGTCGCGCACATCC
Proteins encoded in this window:
- the sucD gene encoding succinate--CoA ligase subunit alpha gives rise to the protein MSIYLNKDSKVIVQGITGGEGTKHTALMLKAGTQVVGGVNARKAGSTVSHTDKDGNAVELPVFGGVAEAIEKTGADVSIIFVPPAFTKDAVVEAIEAGIGLVVIITEGVPVQDSAEFWALAQSKLDADGNQVTRIIGPNCPGIITPGESLVGITPNNITGKGPIGLVSKSGTLTYQMMYELRDLGFSTAIGIGGDPVIGTTHIDALAAFEADPETKAIVMIGEIGGDAEERAADFIKANVTKPVVGYVAGFTAPEGKTMGHAGAIVSGSAGTAQAKKEALEAAGVKVGKTPSETAKLLREVYAAL
- the sucC gene encoding ADP-forming succinate--CoA ligase subunit beta, which produces MDLFEYQARDMFEAHGVPVLAGIVANTAEEAKAAAEKIGGVTVVKAQVKVGGRGKAGGVKVAKTADEAFEYAGNILGMDIKGHTVHKVMIAQGADIAEEYYFSVLLDRANRNYLAMCSVEGGMEIEVLAVERPEALARIAVDPAVGIDQAKAEEIVDTAGFAADVRDGVIETIKKLWDVFEKEDATLVEVNPLVKTGDGRILALDGKVTLDANADFRHPDHEALEDKDAADPLEAKAKENDLNYVKLDGEVGIIGNGAGLVMSTLDVVAYAGESRGNVKPANFLDIGGGASAEVMAAGLDVILNDAQVKSVFVNVFGGITACDAVANGIVKALEILGTAANKPLVVRLDGNNVEEGRRILTEANHPLVTQAATMDEGADKAAELAHAAK